From the genome of Uranotaenia lowii strain MFRU-FL chromosome 1, ASM2978415v1, whole genome shotgun sequence, one region includes:
- the LOC129739363 gene encoding uncharacterized protein LOC129739363, producing MNPLVTANFERLLEQNLQTRFMSIYHVFMSMQVNPSSYSPTRVYIPDYDNSSVQFDLSMQQEIRGIPDSHRPLLIPRIFDAKYRHVDADKMYFTDGSLIEESTGFGVFNEIATASYNLHPPCSVYIAELGAIYWALDSVVSRPVGHYYIITDSLSSVEAIRSIRPGKHSPYFLGKIRETLSALSRRCFAITFVWVPSHCSILGNERADSLAKVGAMEGDTYHREIVFNEFYFIVRRNSLVNWQRKWDEDELGRWLHSIIPKQFV from the exons atgaacccattggtgaccgcaaattttgaaaggcttcttgagcaaaatcttcaaaccagatttatgtctatataccatgtcttcatgtccatgcaggttaatccttcttcatattctccaactcgtgtttacatcccagactacgacaactcttctgtccagtttgatttgtctatgcagcaagaaattcgtggaatccctgattcacatcgtccacttctgattccaagaattttcgatgctaaatatagacacgtcgatgctgacaaaatgtactttacagaTGGGTcgcttatagaggaatcaacgggatttggagtttttaacGAAATAGCTACTGCCTCATATAACCTCCATCCACCATGCTCGGTATACATCGCAGAATTAGGAGCCATTTACTGGGCGTTGGACAGCGTCGTTTCAAGGCCAGTaggacactactatattataacggACAGCCTcagttctgttgaagcaatccgttcaataagaccaggaaagcactcaccgtatttcctcgggaagatacgggaaactctgagtgctttatcaagacgttgctttgccatcaccttcgtttgggtcccctcacattgctcgatattgggtaatgagagggcggactctctggcaaaggtgggggcgatggaaggcgacacatatcaccgtgaaatcgtcttcaacgaattttacttcataGTTCGaaggaactctcttgtcaactggcagcgcaaatgggacgaggatgagttgggtcgatggctccactcgattatcccaaag caatttgtgtag